The genomic stretch acactctaacccagtgtttttcaaccactgtgccgcggcacagtttggtgtgccgtgggagattatctaatttcacctatttgggttaaaaatattttttgcaaaccagtaattatagtctgcaaattatgtgttgttgttgagtgtcggtgctgtctagagctcggcagagtaaccgtgtaatactcttccatatcagccggtagccaattgctttgtagatgtcggaaacagcgggaggcagtgtgaaggtaaaaagttatctaatgcttaaaccaaaaataaacaaaaggtgagtgcccctaagaaaaggcagtgaaacttagggaaggctatgcagaacgaaactggctacaaagtaaacaaaaacagaatgctggacgacagcaaagacttactgtggagcaaagacggcgtccacaatgtagacccaaacatgacatgacaatcaacaatgtccacacaaagaaggataaaaacaagtgaaatattcttgattgctaaaacaaagtagatgcgggaaatatcgctcaaaggaagacatgaaactgctgcaggaaaataccaaaaaaagagaaaaagccaccaaaataggagcgcaatacaagaactaaaacactacacacaggaaaacagcaaaaaagtccaaataagtcacggcgtgatgtgacaggtggtgacattacacctactttgagacaagagctatattgatgcatgcttggttatggtttaaagtcatatccaacaattgcgacaacgactttttactgtcaactgagttttgtttttttatgatttctgctggtggtgtgcctccgcattttttcaacgcaaaaaaatgtgccttggctcaaaaaaggttgaaaaacactgctctaaccacaaggccactgagcatagcagtagtcgtcctaCTGAGTAGTATCTGTTGTAACAAAGCAAATAAAAACATTCTTACTGTCAATGATTAGCGTGTGATTGTCACAGCTCATATAGTAAAATAAAATTACCTTAGCaaatttacatcatttgaattgttttatttgtttgaaaatgtattttggaTCATTGAATGTTAGGCACTTTAAATATCTATTGTTAATAGGAGAGCTTTTTTTAAATAGCAAAAAGTCAACATCTCATTGTGCGGTTTTATGAGAAACTCATTCTTCATCCATGGACACTTCTGTCTGGATAACTTCGGACTAATCACATAAGTAGCTCGGTTTACCTTAGTGATCCATTCCATAAGATTTGTTGAAAACCGAATCGTGCaaaaaccaaaacaatttctCCCTAAAAACAGTGTAAATCTAATTAGGCCATTTCAGACACCCATAAAAGTTGTAAAACATTTTATTGTACATTATTATAACTGTACATGTAAAAAACAAAgtgatttacatataaataacaatataagtGACAATGACAGCAATTCCGCTTCAAATGTGAAACAGATATGTGATAAAACTcataaaaatcaaagtgaaatatgtcaagtCTTTATTTGTTATAGTTTTGATGCTCATCTTACGGTTTTTGAAACCCCCAAATTTTCTGAGACTTCAACTGGAGGTCCAGCtgcaagccataatcatcaaaataatATCAAAAGAAGGCGtaaaatatcttgagttgcaggTTATGAGCATATTTCATTAATTAGTTTCACTTTCTTCCCCCAATTGCTGGAATGAACAAATCTTTCCGAAATACGAAGATGTTTTGAGTAGTTTTTAGCGTgtccatagtgagtctactgacggttataagttggaactatacgctactttatattaaaaacagcggaggatgcatgtgcatgtgtgaGCAATTCTGCTGGATAAAGaataagaaggagcttattgactacagtgcggactacaatggcagacccgTGCAAAGCACTGTGGGTAAATGCTGATGTcaccaatgggaaaaatgtcacaattggcGCCATTTCGGCTCGTTccgaggaagtatgaaggaaggcaagattgtttttgataaatatctccgcaatgcctccaggTTTGGACTAActtttttcgggacttatgcagaacccaaatacacaaaaacatgtaacaatatgtaagaaaatatatttttgcataacacgtacctttaaatgtttacctaagtttggcGAGGCGCCTTTGGCATGCTTCCGtgtttataacttcacctttgttgttagtttttacaccaaaatacctccatattgcgcttcccACACTCACTTTATTAACAAGTAGACTACTTCTGCCATTCTCCCTCTCATGTGGCCACACTGTTTCCGCTAGTATGAGCTCCGTGTGTTTGTCGACTTGGTTAATTTTAACTGTAGCATCACTCCTGCGATCCAGCATGAGCATGAAAATTAAAGGTATCGTTATTTTTCAAAGGCAATATAGtaccttttttttattcattagtactggtgtattgtacaaccctagtatacacACTTTAGATAATTGTAAAGTAAATGTCTTGAATTGTTTTGTATGAAAATTCATTTTAATTTTCAAACTGTAATAGAATTTACAAACATTGTAATGTTTGGTCACCGCCCGTTCTCAAACTGACATTGCTGACAACACGAAGCAATAAAATCGCACACATCAATTCCCTTGTGTGCATGTTTTTACTGACAgctgttaaaagtatatcaaacaaacctttaacgatgtGCTCATTGCAAACACGTGCGTTCTTCGATCTGAAGTGCGTGCCACTTGTCgtttttcgtaaaatcttgcacactTTTGTCTTTCTTGATTACTTCTTTAGGATTTCTGAAGAAACTTTTATCTTTTTCGAGATTTAAACGGTTCACACAACCTAAAACAACGTAagtatagggcatttttcttcgagaaaggcaaaatgccgccCAGAACGCTTTGACAAAAGACGCTCGCTGGACAGTTGTTGTCTGGTCTGGgttgtttcctgttgattttgggtaagcacgccatttatgtcgaaatagtttgtctccaagttccatattttgcagcttcgattcactttcaattcactctctcggcttccgtctgctccaacgtctcactttttcttcgtgctcgcttctgtaagcagcagtatatttagctttaAAAAGATAAGGTGGTGACTCCTCATTTGTCCCAAAATAGTTGTCTTAGTTTgattccagaagtaggaacacacattgttgccagaagtgaagtgaagtgtgaagtgaattacatttatatagcgctttttctcaagtgactcaaagcgctttacattgtgaaacccaatatctaagttacatttaaaccagtgtgggtggcactgggagcaggtgggtaaagtgtcttgcccaaggacacaacggcagtgactaggatggcggaagcggggatcgaacctgcaaccctcaagttgctggcacggccgctctaccaaccgagctataccgcccccaagtCAGAAGTGTGCTGCgaaggaaacagaaatcaatgcgctaaGGAAATCAGTCCCGCAAATGATCAAAATGATCAATATAtgttaaatattgaacatattacatattgttatgaacatgtctgttactacattgtatatacactaccgttcaaaagtttggggtcacattgaaatttccttatttttgaaggaaaagcactgtacttttcaatgaagataactttaaactagtcttaactttaaagaaatacactctatacattgctaatgtggtaaatgactattctagctgcaaatgtctggtttttggtgcaatatttacataggtgtatagaggcccatttccagcaactatcactccagtgttctaatggtacaatgtgtttgcccattggctcagaaggctaattgatgattagaaaacccttgggcaatcatgttcacacatctgaaaacagtttagctcgttacagaagctacaaaactgaccttcttttgagcagtttgagtttctggagcatcacatttgtggggtcaattaaacgctcaaaatggccagaaaaagagaactttcatctgaaactcgacagtctattcttgttcttagaaatgaaggctattccacaaaattgtttgggtgaccccaaacttttgaacggtagtgtagattatATATATTAAAAGTTGCTGGAGGGTTTCTGAGCCCGTTGGTGGTGGTAGATTTCCGTTCTGTGCAGTGACCGTTTCCTTTTTCGATGGCCATGTCGATCACTTTCGGCAAGTCGTGAGCATTTCGTCACTTACAGTACATCTTCTCCAACATAAAGGTGGTTGCAGTGCGTTTGAATTTGTGTGAACgatttcattggtctgatgtgatTTGGCTAAATTTATTGGTGGCATCTGAGGCTTGTAAACCCGGAAAAAAATCTATCAATTAGGCGCAGCGTTTTATAAAGAGCAGGGTTCAAAGTCTGGGGGAAAATGTAGCGGATTATAGACCGAAAATTACCGTATATTGTTTAAAAAAGTAGTGTGATATATTGCCATATCAATATATCTTCTCATTGCTAGTATGTACAGATGTTTTTTCTATTTTCTGTTATTCTAGCTACACTTGTCCAAGTCTAAGCAAAGTTATGTAAACATTGATCCGTCATTTTAAACTGGAAGGAAagaacacacacgtgcggatgttgttcctggacttcagctcggcattcaacaccatcatcccgcagcacttggtgagcaaactggccccccttggattcagtacccccctttgcaactggctgcttgacttcctcacagacagaccccagtctgtgatagtgggcaacaacaccttcagtgccatctccctgagcaccggctccccccagggctgcgtccttagtccgctgctgttcacattgatgacTCATGAGTGCTGcgtcaggtccactactaaccacattgtgaagtacacgacagtagtgggcctcatccgtgacaacaatgacatggactacagggaggaggtgaaacatctggttgactggtgcagaaccaacaacctggtcctgaatgtcaacaacaccaaggagatcattgttgacttcaggaagcaccagtccagccacgctccactctacatcaacggcacagcagtggagatggtaagcagcaccaagttcctggggttgcagataactgacaatatgacctggtcactacacaccggagctcttgtaaaaagagctcagcagcgcatgcactttttgcgtcggatgaaaagagcacagctccctccccccattctcaacacattctacagaggcactatagagagcctgctgaccaactgcatctctgtctggactggagcctgcagtgcctcagactggaagtctctccagagagtggtgaggacgccgGAAAAGattatcaggactcctcttcctcctatccaggagatggcaaaaagccgctgcctgaccagggctcagaaaatctgcaaagactcctcccacccccaccaaggactgttttcactgctggactctacgaagcggttccgcagcctccgaagcagaacctccaggttctgtaacagcgtcttccctcaagccgtaagactcttgaacgcatcataattaaattatccccctcaactccccccaaaatggattaactcgctggaataaaaaagacaatataacatacatccataaacgtggacgcatgtgaaaaagtgcaatatatttatctgtacagtaatctatttatttatatatattaatttattttatatatatattatttatatatattaatttatttatatatgcaccttattgcttttttttatcatgcactaccatgagtttatgtaacaaaattttgttcttatctgtgctgtaaagttcaatttgaatgacaataaaaaggaagtctaagtctaagtcattttagcaaggcactaaatgaatggccgtgaaacactacacacacatacagtacataagaaGAAAGTGGGTAGCGAGTTCAAGGAGAAACATCTCATGGATCATGTCTGAGCTTAAGTTTGTGTTAATTGTGTCCCgtagacgtccagcagctgattggtcatccaGAAGAACTTCCCCCTCAATCTTCTGGGGCGAGCTCCACTATGAAGCAGGAGACCCCAAAACCaccccacattaaaaaggaagaggaggaagtctggatcactcaggagggagagtgtcttctaggaccgcAGGAAAATAatctcaccaagttgccactgactgttgtctccgtgaagactgaagatgatgaagagaaaccacaactagacaacctcttagctccactatcagatagtgaagctgaagacgaggttgaagtacctttgagcagcgatacagactgtgaaggtgatatgaggattcacactgacaacaaacactctgaatgctctaaaaagaagagaggtaaagaATGTTTGACCTGCTCAGTTTTTGCTAAAAGCGTTGAAAAACAGAGCAATttaactcaacacatgagaacacacacaggagaaaatacGTTTAATTGTTCCGTTTGTAGTAAAAACTTTACTCACAAccgcaatttgactcaacacatgaggaagcacacaggagaaaaaacatttaattgttcagtttgtggacaAAGCTTTATTAAAAAgtgccatttgactcaacacatgagaagacacacaggagaaaaaccattcaacTGCTCGGTATGTGGGAAATGCttttctcaaaagagcaatttgaCAGAACACATAAGAAGACactcaaaagaaaaaacatttatttgcacAGTTTGTagtaaaaactttttttccaGATCAGGTTTGACGCAACACGCAATGACACACAATGgacaaaaaacatttagttgttcgGTTTGTGGGAAAAACTTCTCTCAAAATAGGTATTTGacgcaacacatgagaacacacgcggACATGAGCACACACACGGGAAATAAATCCTTTAATTGCTCAGTTTGTAGTAAACGCTGTTCTTCCAGGTCatgtttgactgaacacatgatgAAACACACTGGACAAAAGCCcttcagttgttcagtttgtgataAAACCTTTTCTCGCAAGGGCAATTTGATGGAGCACACAAGACGACACACAAAAGAAATAACGTTTAATTGCTCAGTTTGTAGTAAAATCTTTTTCTCCAGATCGGGTTTGACTCGACACCTAATGAAACATACGGgacaaaaaacatttagttgttctGTTTGTGCTAAAAGTTTTACTCGCAACAGCAATTTGACTCATCACATGAAAAGACACACAGAAGAAGACAATTGTCGAACATTTAGGCTGCacgattttggaaaaaaaaaaccctaattaAGAATTTTGTAAGTGTAAGTGGACTTACTTAACTATAGAAATAATTATTGAAGggagactgtcaatcaacatattcttgtctcacatTTGAACactatgcaataatttactaaaGAATATTTTTGCGTTACtcagacagactcagagcttgtgtgctcttaaactgaagaaataatcatAAAAAACCATACAGTGCTCATAATGTAATTTAGTCATGTGATGACAATGCGAGTATCTATTTAAAATTATATACACTTTAGTTTCCTGTTAGTGTAAAGTTGTTTGCCATTGTTAATAGaaagtacaaaaccagtgaagttggcacgttgtgtaattcgtgaataaaaacagaatacactgattagcaaatcattttccacttctattcaattgactgcaaagacatgatatttaatgttcgaactgagaaactttttttttttttggaaataattaaTTCAGAATTTAagggcagcaacacgttgcaaaaaagttggcacaggggcatttttaccacggtgttacatggcctttccttttaacaacactctgtaaacgtttgggaactgaggagacacattttttaagctttttaggtggaattctttcccatttttgcttgatgtacaacttaagttgttcaacagtctgttttcgtattttaggcttcataatgtgccacacattttcaatgggagacaagtctggactacaggcaggccagtctactacccacactcttttactacgaagccacgctgttgtaacacgtggcttggcattgtcttgctgaaataagcaggggcgtccctgataacgttgcttggatggcaacatatgttgctccaaaacctgtatgtacctttcagcattaatggtgtcttctcagatgtgtaagttacccatgtcttgggcactaatacacccccataccatcacacatgctgtcttttcaactttgcgcctagaacaatccggatggttcttttcctctttggtccgggggacacgacgtccacagtttccaaaaacaaaatgaaatgtgGGTAACCCGGATAATAATCCATGTGTGTAATATTAGATACATTGTTACAAAAGTTAAAAAGATAattcattttattgtatttattgataCTTTGACAAATAGTTCATTAAAAATGGTTAAAAACCTAGTTAcaaggaaaaaaatgtaaaatacatatttgttttatttacaatatgGTGTTTGTGGAAAAgtgggggttttttttcaattatttcccGGTCCTTGAAGGGGACGTGATTGTTATAAGAGataattcattttatttaatttattgatACTTTGacaaatatttcattaaaaatggttaaaaacatagctacaagggaaaaaaaattgaaatacatatttgttttatttacaatatgGTATTTGTggagaaatgttttttttcaattatttcccGGTCCTTGAAGGGGACGTGAGACCTTGTGTAGGAAGAGAAGAGAAAAAAAGAGTGATGCTCGAGACACAGCGATAGCTAAAGTTCTTTGTTTTAGAACTTTCAGTCAAGTTTTTGTGCCATGGTTTGTCGCAAAGAGAATCCATTGTGAGTGTGTGATTAGTGTTAAAAGACAGTGGACTGTGCGTTTGCCGCTTATTACCAGCTTATTGAGTTTGTAGAAAAACAAcctcgcttaaaggcctactgaaagccactactaccgaccacacagtctgatagtttatatatcaatgatgaaatcttaacattgcaacacatgccaatacggccgggttaacttataaagtgcaattttaaatttcccgctaaacttcctgttgaaaacgtctatgtatgatgacgtatgcgcgtgacgtcaatcgttgaaacggaagtattcggaccccattgaatccaatacaaaaagctctgttttcatctcaaaattccacagtattctggacatctgtgttggtgggtTCGGTGTAttagccccccccacccccccaccccccccccccccagcacactaccatgtagaacagaacactggcaaccacagactggtagtacatccacaagagtttttttttgcaaatgttgaagaagcgcagcctcctcaggaagtacagcctgctctgtcctttcctgtacaagtggtccttGTTAAAAGTCCAGTCCACcttgttgtccacccacaccccgaggtacttgaatgagtccacggtctgtacctcgactccttcgatcacaataggttgtgaccttggactcgacctcccaattgattgattgagacttttattagtagattgcacagtacagtacatattccgtacaattgaccactaaatggtaacaccccaataagtttttcaacttgtttaagtcggggtccacgttaatataTTCatccaaagtcaatgaccagctccttggtctttgactGATTGAGCTGCAagctaaaagttaaagttaaagtaccactgatagtcccacatttgacccatccccttgttccaccccctgggaggtgaggggagctgtgagcagcagcggtggccacgctcgggaatcattttggtgatataacccccaattccaacccttaatactgagggaggtaatgggtcccatttttatagtctttggtattactcggccggggtttgaactcacgacctaccgatctcagggcatacactctaaccacaaggccactgagcaggttacaaCGCGGAATCACGGAGCTTGCAGTGGATCGTTACCGAACTGGACAACAAGACGGACGGAGAGGAGAGGTTTTGGACCGGAAAGTACCGTGCACCTGCTCCGCCATTGAAGTCACGCTGAAAACTGGGAGACCACGAGGACGACACGGAGCTGGGCAGGACACGTCATCTGGTGGAATGAACACGCTGACACAAGGTAcctttctttgttttattttgctcAAAGAGTGAAGCGACCGATAAAGTTTTTGGTCTCACCGCACACGAGCATCGATACAGGCCTGCAAAGTAGCGTGTTTTTGAATGCCGGCTTCAGTTCAGTTATTTCCAAGTAATTATTCTGGGTGAATAATAAATATACTGTTGTTTCTGTGTTTGAACAGTGGAGTTTGCTGTACATTCCTGTGAAACATGACATACTAATTTGCACTTGTATCATGTTTGCATTGTCTTTCTTAAAGGGAGGGGTATTTTTT from Entelurus aequoreus isolate RoL-2023_Sb linkage group LG17, RoL_Eaeq_v1.1, whole genome shotgun sequence encodes the following:
- the LOC133632387 gene encoding zinc finger protein OZF-like isoform X1, with the translated sequence MTWKLSLERRSVIEVKNVDDYCYAKMATNFQQITNGDKDENCKMKMKCKERAAMIVSLKKAVEFTSEEMRECRSQMKKVEEQNNLLCKENNDVKEEILVKTERCAVCEEKTGPHVYINVQRIGDVQQLIGHPEELPPQSSGASSTMKQETPKPPHIKKEEEEVWITQEGECLLGPQENNLTKLPLTVVSVKTEDDEEKPQLDNLLAPLSDSEAEDEVEVPLSSDTDCEGDMRIHTDNKHSECSKKKRGKECLTCSVFAKSVEKQSNLTQHMRTHTGENTFNCSVCSKNFTHNRNLTQHMRKHTGEKTFNCSVCGQSFIKKCHLTQHMRRHTGEKPFNCSVCGKCFSQKSNLTEHIRRHSKEKTFICTVCSKNFFSRSGLTQHAMTHNGQKTFSCSVCGKNFSQNRYLTQHMRTHADMSTHTGNKSFNCSVCSKRCSSRSCLTEHMMKHTGQKPFSCSVCDKTFSRKGNLMEHTRRHTKEITFNCSVCSKIFFSRSGLTRHLMKHTGQKTFSCSVCAKSFTRNSNLTHHMKRHTEEDNCRTFRLHDFGKKKP